Below is a genomic region from Candidatus Schekmanbacteria bacterium.
ATGGTGGCAGAAGGAGCATTTTTCTACAACCCCCTTGGGGCGTACCGAGACATCAGGGTTAAGCGTTGCCATCATCTCACTGGGCCAGTACGGCACATACCAGTCGAAATATCGCACAGTATAAGGACAGGCGGTAGTACAGTACCGGCAGCCTATACAGCGTGGATAAATCTGCCCAACCAAACCTCCATCTCCTTTATATGTTGCTCTCACAGGACAGACCTTGGTACAGGGAGGTTTATCGCAGTGGAAACAGGGTCTTGGCATTATTTTCTTCTTCACATCAGGATATTCGCCTTCCTCAATTGTAAGAATATCCATCCATCTTATGGACCTTCCTTCCCTGAAAAGCTGAGGATCAGAGAGCCCAATGTTGTTTTCCGAATTGCAGGCGATAATACAGGCTCCGCAGCCAGTGCATTTATCAAGGTCGATCACCATTCCCCATCGCGGCATTTAATCACTCCTAAAACATTATGCTTTATAAATCTTCACCTTCGTCTTATCTGCAAGGAAAATCCCTGTAACTGGGTCACGCACAGCACTCATGATATCTGCTGCATTGCTTCCAATCCCATTTGACCATTCACCGGGGATAACATGCCCCATGCCGGCAGGGATTGAAACAAATTCTGGATGAATACTCTTTGTCGGTGTAACCTCTGCCCTTATCTTCCCTTTATCAGACTCCACTATAACCTCATCTCCCCGCTTAAACCCGAGCTTTTTTGCGATCTCTTCATTTATCTCAATCCATGTATTCCATCTATCAGTCAGAACAGATGTTATATTATCAAGCATCCAGGGTGAATTCGGGTTGGTCAGTGCGGCAAGAGACGCAGGTTTAGAAACATGAAGTGCGAAATACTGCTCTCGTGTTTCATCCGTTTCCGTCAGCTCGGGGAAAGAATAATTCGTCATACTTTTGATTGCCGGCATAAGCTCAAATTTGCCGGTCGGTTTTAAAATAACACGCGATAATTCCCCATAATAATAAATCGGGTCCCACCATCCTCCTGCATCTATTATCGTTTTTTTGAATTCATCAAGTCCGCCTTCTGATGGGATCCTCCAGCCTGCTTTTTCAAGAAGTCTTACCCATGTCCCTTCAAATTCCTCTCCAAGCCTGCTCCCTCTTCCCGCTTCAAAAAGCCCTTCGATGGCAAGCTCTACGTAATCGCTGAAACTCTTCCAGTGAAAGTTTATGGCGACCTCCGGAGAAAGTCCTGATGCAATGTTTAAAAGAACATCCTCAGATGCTTTGCATTCGACAACAGGCTCCACAACCGGCCGGGATATTGAAAATACCTGATAACCTTCAGAGGTGGCAACAGCGGAGCCGTTCCATTTTTCGAGATATGTGCAGTCAGGAAGTATCATATCACAAAGAGATGATGTTTCATCCATTATACCGGAGAAACTCACCTTGAAAGGTATTTTATCAAGTGCTTTTCTCCACAGCGCGCTCTCTAAACTTGAGTAAATCGGATTTGCATTTTTTATGAAAAGAGCCTTTACCGGCGATTCCGGCGAAGAAATAATTTTACTTAGAAAATCCGTGTTATTCTCTCCATATATTGATGATGATTTCTCTCCTTCTTTTTTCAACACTATATCAGGAGGGAAAAGGATGCCGCCTTTCGTATTTATACTTCCTAAAAGAGCGTTAAGGCTATGGACTGCAAGCTGTATCCGCGTTTGCGTCCGATTTCCTACAGCCAATGCAGGTCTTGAAGAGGCAAAGTCTCTTGCAAGCCTTATTATTTCCTCAACCTTAACTCCCGTCATATTTGAAACATCAGAAGGGGCATATTCACTCATCACAACAGATTTGAAGCCCCTCTCTGTTTTTCCGCTTTCATCAGTCCGGTCTTCAAAGCCGCTGCAGTTTATATTCACAAAATTATAATCATAGAGGTCTTCCCTTATGATCACATGCGCAACACCCAGAGCAAGAACGCCCTCGGTTCCGGGCCTTACCGGTATCCATTTGTCCGCAGTCGAAGCAGATGCGGACAATCTCGGACCCACGTGAACAAATCTGCATCTGCCCGATGGTCTTTCGCTGTGGGCCTGTCCATAAGCTTTTAAAGACTGCATGAGGTTCTCGTGGCTTTCAAAGATATCAGTATTGAAAGAGAGGACAAAATTGGAATTACCAATATCATAGGAAGGGGCAGCATTTATCCCCTGCATCAAATAAATTGCATCGAGCATGGATGAATCATAATAATCATGCCCATCCATGTAGCAGATATAGTTTGGACTTCCATAAGCCTGCATAAACCTGTCAGCAAAACTTACTTCAAGACTGGTTGAAGGCTTCCCATGCAAAAACATAAGAGACTGCGGGCTTTGTGTCCTCAGGGATTTAAGATTACCGGTAACAGCTTTCATGGCATCATCCCAGGATATCCTTTCCCATTTTGAACTGTCGCCGCTTCCGGTTTTTTTCATCGGACCCGAAAGCCTGTTAGGATTATAAAGGATATGAAGCCCGTTCACACCTCTGGGGCATATGCCGCCGCGGTTTACAGGATGGGCAGAATTCCCCTCTATGCTTACAAGACGGCCATCAATCGTCCTTGCACGGATGCCGCAGGAGCTTGAGCAGAGATTGCACGTCGTAGTCTTCCATGTTTCAATGCCGTGCGGAACCGGGACCTCCTCAAATCTGTTCAGGAATTCATGGATTCCCTTGTTCACATTTTTTATCTTCTGGCAGCCGCCAAGTGCAGTAGCAGAAGCGGCTCCGGAAGCTTTTAGAAATGATCTTCTTTTTATATTTCTATGCTTCTTCAAAACACCTTTTCTCCTCATTATTCTTTCCCAGCTTTCTCAGCGGTGACAATCCACACAATCCCATACAACGTTCCGCTCCTTGTGACATTCGATGCAGTCTTCCATCACCAATGTTTTAAGAGGACTTGTAAGCGGCTCGGTCATCTTCCATACTTCGCCATGGCATTTCACGCAGTCAATATTCGCTATGCCCACATGCCTTCTGTGCGAAAAATAAACATGAGAAGGGAGTTTAAAAACCCTTTCCCATTCCAGGTCTTCATGCCTTGAGGAAGCCTGTCTTATCTTTTCCTCCTCAGGGCTGTCCGTTATTTTGCTCTCATGACAACCAAGGCAGATACCTATATCAGGAATACCTGCAAAAGTTTGTTTCTTAACATAGACATGACATGCCTCGCATTCAATGCCCTGTCCTACGACATGTACTTTGTGGCTGAATTTTACAATCCGGCCTGAGAACTTAGAGAGAGGGAAAACAGAAACTGTAATGCCCCCACAGAAAATAAGAATAAGTGCAGGTACCAAAAATTTCTTCATGATTATTATTATAAAATAAAAACCACAATATTAGGCAACTATAATTTCACTTCTGTAATTTTCAATTCCTTTCTTGCCATTAACAGAGAGTAAAGGTATCTTAATGTCAGAGCAAAAGTTTTATTAAAAACTTAACCTGTATTTATGAGAATAACCAGAAGAAGGATAGTAAATTTAGTGCTTGTTTTGGCAAGTATCATATTTACATTCTTAGCCGGCGAAATAGCTCTGAGATTCACAAGGTTCGAGCATACTATCAAACGATATTCATTTTATAATTATCCATTCCCCAAATTTTATTTCAAGTCAGACCCTGTGAAGGGATATGATATCAGAGAAAATTTTAATGAATCCGAAGCTTATGCTGACAGAGACCGTACGTATAAAATCTGGTCAAATGAGATAGGATGTTTTGACACTCCTGCAAAGAATATAGATAATTACGTCCTCCTTGTTGGCGATAGCTTCACCCATGCTTATACTGACTTTCAGGATAAATGGGGAACATATGCAGAATCACTTCTAGGATACAGGATACTAAAATGCGGCGTATCAGGATATGGAACCAAGGATGAGCTTTACAAAGCAAAAGATATCATCTCGAAAGTAAAGCATCCCCCAAAATTAATTATTTTAGGGTATTTCATAAATGATCTCCAGGATGACTATCTGTTCCCTCAAATAACAATTATAGAGGGATGCAGGGTTTTTGACAGGACACTTGATAAAAAAACAGGTGAGATTTTTTTACGTAAAGATCTCAAAGATGAATTTCATCTCTGGAAAAAATTCGGATTAAACCATTATCCTAAAAATCCCTATTTTGTGAGGATAAGATATTTTTTCAAAAAGCATTCTATCATTTATAATCTTGTGCGAATTGTATTTTTCAATGCGTTCTTAAACCCCATAGAGCTTGATTTGTCTTATAATGATTACCCGTGGATCAAGAATGCATGGGAACAGCATTTTGAGAATTTAAGAGAATTCAAAAAACTGGCGGAAAGCTGCGGAGCCAGGTTACTGGTTGTAGAAATTCCCGCAAAATACCAGGTATTTTCAGATCGTTTTGATGAGTTCAAAAATATTGCTCCTGATAAACCCAACAGAATACTCAATAATTTTTTTCAGGCAGAAGGGATAGATTTTATAGATCTCCTCCCTTATTTCAAAAAAGAGGCAAATGCAGATCCTGATAATAAGAATTTCACTCCCAAGATCCTATACTGGAAATATGATGCGCACTGGAACAAAACCGGAAACCATCTCGCAGGATTGCTTGTGTCAAAGTATATTTTGGAAAAAAATCTTCTCAACATAGATGACAGGGAAAAAAAGATTGCAAATATCGAACAGACAATTTCTACCGGATATTAGGACTAAAGTGCAGACAACCGTCAATTCCTTATTCATAAAGATTTTTTTGTAATAGATATGGAGTTGTAACTAAACTACTTTCACAAAATAAGTTTTTCATAGAGGAAGGAGAATTGTTATGAAAAAACTTTTGGTACCATCCATGCTTTTATTGAGTCTTTCTCTGATTTTTTATGCAGGCTGCGGGGGAGATACGCCGGAAAGCCTTGCAAAAAACCACATAGAAACCGCAAACAGCGCTGTCAGGGTGAAGGACTTTAAAACCGCCATTGAAGAATACAAGACTGCCATTGAAATTGACCCGGGAAATGCTCTTGCCCATTATGATCTTGCTTATCTATTGGAAACTGAGTTCAAAAATTATGAAGAGGCAATCATCCATTACCGCATGGCGCTCGAGCACTCACCGGATCAATATAGATTCCTTTATAAATCCATAGCTAAAATTTACTATGACCAGGAAAAATATGATGACGCACTTTTAGCTTACAGGAAAGCTGTTGCGATTCTTCCAAATGATTCACTTGCACATAATGACTATGGTGCAGTACTTATAAAAAAAGGGATGATAAAAGAGGCGATTGAGGAATTTGAAAAAGCGATAAAGATTGATCCCTCTGATGAGACTCCGCAGAAAAACAGGGATAAGGCATATGTTCTCCTTAACGAGAGCCATGAAGAAAAGAAAGAATAAGTATAATAAATGGAACTATTCGAATACGACAAGCCCAAGATTGTAAAACCGGGGAAATTTGCCCC
It encodes:
- a CDS encoding cytochrome c3 family protein, with amino-acid sequence MKKFLVPALILIFCGGITVSVFPLSKFSGRIVKFSHKVHVVGQGIECEACHVYVKKQTFAGIPDIGICLGCHESKITDSPEEEKIRQASSRHEDLEWERVFKLPSHVYFSHRRHVGIANIDCVKCHGEVWKMTEPLTSPLKTLVMEDCIECHKERNVVWDCVDCHR
- a CDS encoding SGNH/GDSL hydrolase family protein, giving the protein MRITRRRIVNLVLVLASIIFTFLAGEIALRFTRFEHTIKRYSFYNYPFPKFYFKSDPVKGYDIRENFNESEAYADRDRTYKIWSNEIGCFDTPAKNIDNYVLLVGDSFTHAYTDFQDKWGTYAESLLGYRILKCGVSGYGTKDELYKAKDIISKVKHPPKLIILGYFINDLQDDYLFPQITIIEGCRVFDRTLDKKTGEIFLRKDLKDEFHLWKKFGLNHYPKNPYFVRIRYFFKKHSIIYNLVRIVFFNAFLNPIELDLSYNDYPWIKNAWEQHFENLREFKKLAESCGARLLVVEIPAKYQVFSDRFDEFKNIAPDKPNRILNNFFQAEGIDFIDLLPYFKKEANADPDNKNFTPKILYWKYDAHWNKTGNHLAGLLVSKYILEKNLLNIDDREKKIANIEQTISTGY
- a CDS encoding 4Fe-4S dicluster domain-containing protein; the encoded protein is MPRWGMVIDLDKCTGCGACIIACNSENNIGLSDPQLFREGRSIRWMDILTIEEGEYPDVKKKIMPRPCFHCDKPPCTKVCPVRATYKGDGGLVGQIYPRCIGCRYCTTACPYTVRYFDWYVPYWPSEMMATLNPDVSVRPKGVVEKCSFCHHRWQKAKELARSENRDMREDDYVPACVESCPGKAMYFGDLDNPQHRVTVLSKSRRASRLLEDLGTEPKVYYLLKGE
- a CDS encoding tetratricopeptide repeat protein; this encodes MKKLLVPSMLLLSLSLIFYAGCGGDTPESLAKNHIETANSAVRVKDFKTAIEEYKTAIEIDPGNALAHYDLAYLLETEFKNYEEAIIHYRMALEHSPDQYRFLYKSIAKIYYDQEKYDDALLAYRKAVAILPNDSLAHNDYGAVLIKKGMIKEAIEEFEKAIKIDPSDETPQKNRDKAYVLLNESHEEKKE
- a CDS encoding molybdopterin-dependent oxidoreductase — its product is MKKHRNIKRRSFLKASGAASATALGGCQKIKNVNKGIHEFLNRFEEVPVPHGIETWKTTTCNLCSSSCGIRARTIDGRLVSIEGNSAHPVNRGGICPRGVNGLHILYNPNRLSGPMKKTGSGDSSKWERISWDDAMKAVTGNLKSLRTQSPQSLMFLHGKPSTSLEVSFADRFMQAYGSPNYICYMDGHDYYDSSMLDAIYLMQGINAAPSYDIGNSNFVLSFNTDIFESHENLMQSLKAYGQAHSERPSGRCRFVHVGPRLSASASTADKWIPVRPGTEGVLALGVAHVIIREDLYDYNFVNINCSGFEDRTDESGKTERGFKSVVMSEYAPSDVSNMTGVKVEEIIRLARDFASSRPALAVGNRTQTRIQLAVHSLNALLGSINTKGGILFPPDIVLKKEGEKSSSIYGENNTDFLSKIISSPESPVKALFIKNANPIYSSLESALWRKALDKIPFKVSFSGIMDETSSLCDMILPDCTYLEKWNGSAVATSEGYQVFSISRPVVEPVVECKASEDVLLNIASGLSPEVAINFHWKSFSDYVELAIEGLFEAGRGSRLGEEFEGTWVRLLEKAGWRIPSEGGLDEFKKTIIDAGGWWDPIYYYGELSRVILKPTGKFELMPAIKSMTNYSFPELTETDETREQYFALHVSKPASLAALTNPNSPWMLDNITSVLTDRWNTWIEINEEIAKKLGFKRGDEVIVESDKGKIRAEVTPTKSIHPEFVSIPAGMGHVIPGEWSNGIGSNAADIMSAVRDPVTGIFLADKTKVKIYKA